Proteins encoded within one genomic window of Ovis aries strain OAR_USU_Benz2616 breed Rambouillet chromosome 1, ARS-UI_Ramb_v3.0, whole genome shotgun sequence:
- the ECE2 gene encoding endothelin-converting enzyme 2 isoform X3 produces the protein MVEYKRATLRDEDAPETPVEGGASPDAVEAGFRKRTSRLLRLHTQLELVLAGVSLLLAALLLGCLVALGVQYHRDPSRSTCLTEACIRVAGKILESLDRGVSPCEDFYQFSCGGWIRRNPLPDGRSRWNTFNSLWDQNQAILKHLLENTTFNSSSEAERKTQRFYLSCLQVERIEELGAQPLRDLIDKIGGWNVTGPWDQDNFMEVLKAVAGTYRATPFFTVYVSADSKSSNSNIIQVDQSGLFLPSRDYYLNRTANEKVLTAYLDYMEELGMLLGGQPTSTREQMRQVLELEIQLANITVPQDQRRDEEKIYHKMSIAELQALAPSMDWLEFLSFLLSPLELGDSEPVVVYGTDYLQQVSELINRTEPSVLNNYLIWNLVQKTTSSLDHRFESAQEKLLETLYGTKKSCTPRWQTCISNTDDALGFALGSLFVKATFDRRSKEIAEGMISEIRTAFEEALGQLVWMDEKTRQAAKEKADAIYDMIGFPDFILEPKELDDVYDGYEVSEDSFFQNMLNLYNFSAKVMADQLRKPPSRDQWSMTPQTVNAYYLPTKNEIVFPAGILQAPFYACNHPKALNFGGIGVVMGHELTHAFDDQGREYDKEGNLRPWWQNESLAAFRSHTACMEEQYSQYRVNGEKLNGRQTLGENIADNGGLKAAYNAYKAWLRKHGEEQQLPAVGLTNHQLFFVGFAQVWCSVRTPESSHEGLVTDPHSPARFRVLGTLSNSRDFLRHFGCPVGSPMNSGQLCEVW, from the exons ATGGTGGAGTACAAACGCGCCACACTGCGGGATGAAGACGCTCCCGAGACCCCCGTAGAGGGCGGGGCCTCCCCGGACGCCGTGGAG GCGGGATTCCGGAAGAGGACCAGTCGCCTCTTGCGGTTGCACACCCAGCTGGAGCTGGTCTTGGCTGGTGTCTCTCTACTGCTTGCTGCCCTGCTTCTGGGTTGCTTGGTGGCCCTGGGGGTTCAGTACCACAGAG ACCCATCCCGTAGCACTTGCCTCACAGAGGCCTGCATTCGAGTGGCTGGAAAAATCCTGGAGTCCCTGGACCGTGGAGTGAGCCCCTGTGAGGACTTCTACCAGTTCTCCTGCGGAGGCTGGATTCGGAGAAACCCTCTACCTGATGGGCGTTCTCGCTGGAACACCTTCAACAGTCTCTGGGACCAGAATCAAGCCATCCTGAAGCACCTGCTTG AAAACACCACCTTCAACTCCAGCAGTGAAGCTGAACGGAAGACGCAGCGCTTCTACCTCTCCTGCTTACAGGTGGAGCGCATCGAGGAGCTGGGTGCCCAGCCACTGCGAGACCTCATTGACAAG ATTGGTGGCTGGAACGTTACGGGGCCCTGGGACCAGGACAACTTCATGGAGGTGTTGAAGGCAGTCGCAGGGACGTATAGGGCCACCCCCTTCTTTACTGTCTACGTCAGTGCCGACTCTAAGAGTTCCAACAGCAATATTATCCAG GTGGACCAGTCTGGGCTTTTTCTACCCTCTCGAGATTACTACCTAAACAGGACCGCCAATGAGAAA GTTCTTACTGCCTACCTGGACTACATGGAGGAGCTGGGGATGCTGCTGGGCGGACAGCCAACCTCCACGCGGGAGCAGATGCGGCAGGTGCTGGAGCTGGAGATACAACTGGCCAACATCACAGTGCCCCAGGACCAGCGGCGGGATGAGGAGAAGATCTACCACAAGATGAGCATTGCAGAGCTGCAG GCCCTGGCGCCCTCCATGGACTGGCTGGAGTTTCTGTCCTTCTTGCTGTCACCGCTGGAGCTGGGTGATTCCGAGCCTGTGGTGGTGTATGGGACGGATTATTTGCAGCAGGTGTCGGAACTCATCAACCGCACAGAGCCAAG TGTCCTGAACAATTATCTGATCTGGAACCTGGTACAGAAGACAACTTCAAGCCTGGACCACCGCTTTGAGTCTGcacaagagaagctgctggagACCCTCTATGGCACCAAGAAG TCCTGCACACCGAGGTGGCAGACCTGCATCTCCAACACCGATGACGCTCTTGGCTTTGCTCTGGGCTCCCTCTTTGTGAAGGCCACATTTGACCGGCGGAGCAAGGAAATT GCAGAGGGGATGATCAGCGAGATCCGGACCGCCTTTGAGGAGGCTCTGGGACAGTTGGTTTGGATGGATGAGAAGACCCGCCAGGCAGCCAAGGAGAAA GCAGATGCCATCTATGATATGATTGGTTTCCCGGACTTCATCCTGGAGCCCAAAGAGCTGGATGATGTTTATGATGGG TATGAAGTGTCTGAAGATTCCTTCTTCCAGAACATGTTGAATTTATACAACTTCTCTGCTAAGGTGATGGCTGACCAGCTCCGCAAGCCTCCTAGCCGAGACCA GTGGAGCATGACCCCGCAGACAGTGAACGCCTACTACCTTCCAACCAAGAATGAAATCGTCTTCCCTGCTGGCATCCTGCAGGCCCCCTTCTACGCTTGCAACCACCCCAA GGCCCTGAACTTTGGTGGCATCGGCGTGGTGATGGGCCACGAGTTGACACATGCCTTTGATGACCAAG GGCGGGAGTATGACAAGGAGGGGAACCTGCGGCCGTGGTGGCAGAATGAGTCGCTGGCAGCCTTTCGGAGCCACACGGCCTGCATGGAGGAGCAGTACAGCCAGTACCGGGTCAACGGGGAGAAGCTCAACGGGCGCCAGACGCTGGGGGAGAACATTGCCGACAATGGGGGGCTTAAGGCTGCCTACAAC GCTTACAAAGCATGGCTGAGAAAGCACGGGGAGGAGCAGCAGCTGCCAGCTGTGGGACTCACCAACCACCAGCTCTTCTTTGTGGGATTTGCCCAG GTGTGGTGCTCGGTCCGCACACCCGAGAGCTCTCACGAGGGGCTGGTGACCGACCCCCACAGCCCTGCCCGCTTCCGTGTGCTGGGCACTCTCTCCAACTCCCGCGACTTCCTGCGGCACTTCGGCTGCCCTGTCGGCTCCCCCATGAACTCAGGGCAGCTTTGTGAGGTGTGGTAG
- the ECE2 gene encoding endothelin-converting enzyme 2 isoform X4, which yields MSVALQELGGGGNAGFRKRTSRLLRLHTQLELVLAGVSLLLAALLLGCLVALGVQYHRDPSRSTCLTEACIRVAGKILESLDRGVSPCEDFYQFSCGGWIRRNPLPDGRSRWNTFNSLWDQNQAILKHLLENTTFNSSSEAERKTQRFYLSCLQVERIEELGAQPLRDLIDKIGGWNVTGPWDQDNFMEVLKAVAGTYRATPFFTVYVSADSKSSNSNIIQVDQSGLFLPSRDYYLNRTANEKVLTAYLDYMEELGMLLGGQPTSTREQMRQVLELEIQLANITVPQDQRRDEEKIYHKMSIAELQALAPSMDWLEFLSFLLSPLELGDSEPVVVYGTDYLQQVSELINRTEPSVLNNYLIWNLVQKTTSSLDHRFESAQEKLLETLYGTKKSCTPRWQTCISNTDDALGFALGSLFVKATFDRRSKEIAEGMISEIRTAFEEALGQLVWMDEKTRQAAKEKADAIYDMIGFPDFILEPKELDDVYDGYEVSEDSFFQNMLNLYNFSAKVMADQLRKPPSRDQWSMTPQTVNAYYLPTKNEIVFPAGILQAPFYACNHPKALNFGGIGVVMGHELTHAFDDQGREYDKEGNLRPWWQNESLAAFRSHTACMEEQYSQYRVNGEKLNGRQTLGENIADNGGLKAAYNAYKAWLRKHGEEQQLPAVGLTNHQLFFVGFAQVWCSVRTPESSHEGLVTDPHSPARFRVLGTLSNSRDFLRHFGCPVGSPMNSGQLCEVW from the exons ATGAGCGTCGCGCTGCAGGAGCTGGGCGGCGGCGGCAAC GCGGGATTCCGGAAGAGGACCAGTCGCCTCTTGCGGTTGCACACCCAGCTGGAGCTGGTCTTGGCTGGTGTCTCTCTACTGCTTGCTGCCCTGCTTCTGGGTTGCTTGGTGGCCCTGGGGGTTCAGTACCACAGAG ACCCATCCCGTAGCACTTGCCTCACAGAGGCCTGCATTCGAGTGGCTGGAAAAATCCTGGAGTCCCTGGACCGTGGAGTGAGCCCCTGTGAGGACTTCTACCAGTTCTCCTGCGGAGGCTGGATTCGGAGAAACCCTCTACCTGATGGGCGTTCTCGCTGGAACACCTTCAACAGTCTCTGGGACCAGAATCAAGCCATCCTGAAGCACCTGCTTG AAAACACCACCTTCAACTCCAGCAGTGAAGCTGAACGGAAGACGCAGCGCTTCTACCTCTCCTGCTTACAGGTGGAGCGCATCGAGGAGCTGGGTGCCCAGCCACTGCGAGACCTCATTGACAAG ATTGGTGGCTGGAACGTTACGGGGCCCTGGGACCAGGACAACTTCATGGAGGTGTTGAAGGCAGTCGCAGGGACGTATAGGGCCACCCCCTTCTTTACTGTCTACGTCAGTGCCGACTCTAAGAGTTCCAACAGCAATATTATCCAG GTGGACCAGTCTGGGCTTTTTCTACCCTCTCGAGATTACTACCTAAACAGGACCGCCAATGAGAAA GTTCTTACTGCCTACCTGGACTACATGGAGGAGCTGGGGATGCTGCTGGGCGGACAGCCAACCTCCACGCGGGAGCAGATGCGGCAGGTGCTGGAGCTGGAGATACAACTGGCCAACATCACAGTGCCCCAGGACCAGCGGCGGGATGAGGAGAAGATCTACCACAAGATGAGCATTGCAGAGCTGCAG GCCCTGGCGCCCTCCATGGACTGGCTGGAGTTTCTGTCCTTCTTGCTGTCACCGCTGGAGCTGGGTGATTCCGAGCCTGTGGTGGTGTATGGGACGGATTATTTGCAGCAGGTGTCGGAACTCATCAACCGCACAGAGCCAAG TGTCCTGAACAATTATCTGATCTGGAACCTGGTACAGAAGACAACTTCAAGCCTGGACCACCGCTTTGAGTCTGcacaagagaagctgctggagACCCTCTATGGCACCAAGAAG TCCTGCACACCGAGGTGGCAGACCTGCATCTCCAACACCGATGACGCTCTTGGCTTTGCTCTGGGCTCCCTCTTTGTGAAGGCCACATTTGACCGGCGGAGCAAGGAAATT GCAGAGGGGATGATCAGCGAGATCCGGACCGCCTTTGAGGAGGCTCTGGGACAGTTGGTTTGGATGGATGAGAAGACCCGCCAGGCAGCCAAGGAGAAA GCAGATGCCATCTATGATATGATTGGTTTCCCGGACTTCATCCTGGAGCCCAAAGAGCTGGATGATGTTTATGATGGG TATGAAGTGTCTGAAGATTCCTTCTTCCAGAACATGTTGAATTTATACAACTTCTCTGCTAAGGTGATGGCTGACCAGCTCCGCAAGCCTCCTAGCCGAGACCA GTGGAGCATGACCCCGCAGACAGTGAACGCCTACTACCTTCCAACCAAGAATGAAATCGTCTTCCCTGCTGGCATCCTGCAGGCCCCCTTCTACGCTTGCAACCACCCCAA GGCCCTGAACTTTGGTGGCATCGGCGTGGTGATGGGCCACGAGTTGACACATGCCTTTGATGACCAAG GGCGGGAGTATGACAAGGAGGGGAACCTGCGGCCGTGGTGGCAGAATGAGTCGCTGGCAGCCTTTCGGAGCCACACGGCCTGCATGGAGGAGCAGTACAGCCAGTACCGGGTCAACGGGGAGAAGCTCAACGGGCGCCAGACGCTGGGGGAGAACATTGCCGACAATGGGGGGCTTAAGGCTGCCTACAAC GCTTACAAAGCATGGCTGAGAAAGCACGGGGAGGAGCAGCAGCTGCCAGCTGTGGGACTCACCAACCACCAGCTCTTCTTTGTGGGATTTGCCCAG GTGTGGTGCTCGGTCCGCACACCCGAGAGCTCTCACGAGGGGCTGGTGACCGACCCCCACAGCCCTGCCCGCTTCCGTGTGCTGGGCACTCTCTCCAACTCCCGCGACTTCCTGCGGCACTTCGGCTGCCCTGTCGGCTCCCCCATGAACTCAGGGCAGCTTTGTGAGGTGTGGTAG